In Ovis canadensis isolate MfBH-ARS-UI-01 breed Bighorn chromosome 3, ARS-UI_OviCan_v2, whole genome shotgun sequence, one DNA window encodes the following:
- the EIF3D gene encoding eukaryotic translation initiation factor 3 subunit D isoform X1 — MAKFMTPVIQDNPSGWGPCAVPEQFRDMPYQPFSKGDRLGKVADWTGATYQDKRYTNKYSSQFGGGSQYAYFHEEDETSFQLVDTARTQKTAYQRNRMRFAQRNLRRDKDRRNMLQFNLQTLPKSAKQKERERIRLQKKFQKQFGVRQKWDQKSQKPRDSSVEVRSDWEVKEEMDFPQLMKMRYLEVSEPQDIECCGALEYYDKAFDRITTRSEKPLRSIKRIFHTVTTTDDPVIRKLAKTQGNVFATDAILATLMSCTRSVYSWDIVVQRVGSKLFFDKRDNSDFDLLTVSETANEPPQDEGNSFNSPRNLAMEATYINHNFSQQCLRMGKERYNFPNPNPFVEDDMDKNEIASVAYRYRRWKLGDDIDLIVRCEHDGVMTGANGEVSFINIKTLNEWDSRHCNGVDWRQKLDSQRGAVIATELKNNSYKLARWTCCALLAGSEYLKLGYVSRYHVKDSSRHVILGTQQFKPNEFASQINLSVENAWGILRCVIDICMKLEEGKYLILKDPNKQVIRVYSLPDGTFSSDEDDEEEEEEEEEEEEEEA; from the exons aTGGCAAAGTTCATGACACCCGTGATCCAGGACAACCCCTCAGGCTGGGGTCCCTGTGCAGTTCCGGAGCAGTTTCGGGATATGCCCTACCAGCCGTTCAGCAAAGGAGATCGGCTCGGAAAG GTTGCAGACTGGACGGGGGCCACATACCAAGACAAGAGATATACAA ATAAGTACTCTTCTCAGTTTGGAGGTGGAAGTCAATATGCTTACTTCCACGAGGAGGATGAAACTAGTTTCCAGCTGGTGGACACAGCGCGCACCCAGAAGACTGCCTACCAGCGGAATCGAATGCGATTCGCACAG CGAAATCTCCGCAGAGACAAAGATCGACGGAACATGTTGCAATTCAACCTGCAGACCCTGCCTAAGAGCGCCAAGCAGAAGGAGAG AGAACGCATACGACTGcagaaaaaattccagaaacaatTTGGAGTGAGGCAGAAATGGGACCAAAAATCACAG AAGCCCCGAGACTCTTCGGTGGAAGTCCGCAGTGACTGGGAGGTGAAGGAGGAGATGGACTTCCCTCAGCTGATGAAGATGCGGTACTTGGAAGTGTCAGAGCCCCAGGACAT TGAGTGCTGTGGTGCCCTGGAGTACTACGACAAGGCCTTTGACCGCATCACCACGCGGAGTGAGAAGCCGCTTCGGAGCATCAAGCGTATCTTCCACACCGTCACCACCACAGACGACCCCGTCATCCGGAAG CTGGCGAAGACTCAGGGCAACGTGTTTGCCACCGACGCCATTCTGGCCACACTGATGAGCTGCACCCGCTCTGTGTATTCCTGGGACATCGTCGTCCAGAGGGTCGGGTCCAAGCTCTTTTTTGACAAGAGGGACAACTCTGACTTTG ACCTTCTGACAGTGAGTGAGACAGCCAACGAGCCCCCTCAAGATGAGGGTAACTCCTTCAACTCGCCCCGCAACCTGGCCATGGAGGCAACCTACATCAACCACAACTTCTCCCAGCAGTGCTTGAGGATG GGGAAGGAAAGATACAACTTCCCCAACCCCAACCCATTTGTGGAGGACGACATGGATAAGAACGAGATCGCCTCTGTGGCGTACCG TTACCGCCGGTGGAAGCTCGGGGACGACATCGACCTCATCGTCCGCTGTGAGCACGACGGTGTCATGACTGGAGCCAACGGGGAGGTGTCCTTCATCAACATCAAGACCCTCAACGAGTGGGACTCCAGG CACTGTAACGGCGTTGACTGGCGACAGAAGCTTGATTCTCAGCGAGGGGCTGTCATTGCCACCGAGCTGAAAAACAACAGCTACAAGTTGGCCCGCTGGACCTGCTGTGCTTTGCTGGCCGGATCCGAGTACCTCAAGCTTGG TTATGTGTCCCGGTACCACGTGAAAGACTCCTCACGCCACGTCATCCTGGGTACCCAGCAGTTCAAGCCCAACGAGTTCGCCAGTCAGATCAACCTGAGCGTGGAGAATGCCTGGGGCATCCTGCGCTGCGTCATCGACATCTGCATgaagctggaggagggcaagTACCTCATCCTCAAGGACCCCAACAAGCAGGTCATCCGTGTCTACAGCCTGCCCGACGGCACCTTCAGCTCCGATGAGgacgacgaggaggaggaggaggaggaagaggaagaagaag AGGAAGAAGCCTGA
- the EIF3D gene encoding eukaryotic translation initiation factor 3 subunit D isoform X2 → MAKFMTPVIQDNPSGWGPCAVPEQFRDMPYQPFSKGDRLGKVADWTGATYQDKRYTNKYSSQFGGGSQYAYFHEEDETSFQLVDTARTQKTAYQRNRMRFAQRNLRRDKDRRNMLQFNLQTLPKSAKQKERERIRLQKKFQKQFGVRQKWDQKSQPRDSSVEVRSDWEVKEEMDFPQLMKMRYLEVSEPQDIECCGALEYYDKAFDRITTRSEKPLRSIKRIFHTVTTTDDPVIRKLAKTQGNVFATDAILATLMSCTRSVYSWDIVVQRVGSKLFFDKRDNSDFDLLTVSETANEPPQDEGNSFNSPRNLAMEATYINHNFSQQCLRMGKERYNFPNPNPFVEDDMDKNEIASVAYRYRRWKLGDDIDLIVRCEHDGVMTGANGEVSFINIKTLNEWDSRHCNGVDWRQKLDSQRGAVIATELKNNSYKLARWTCCALLAGSEYLKLGYVSRYHVKDSSRHVILGTQQFKPNEFASQINLSVENAWGILRCVIDICMKLEEGKYLILKDPNKQVIRVYSLPDGTFSSDEDDEEEEEEEEEEEEEEA, encoded by the exons aTGGCAAAGTTCATGACACCCGTGATCCAGGACAACCCCTCAGGCTGGGGTCCCTGTGCAGTTCCGGAGCAGTTTCGGGATATGCCCTACCAGCCGTTCAGCAAAGGAGATCGGCTCGGAAAG GTTGCAGACTGGACGGGGGCCACATACCAAGACAAGAGATATACAA ATAAGTACTCTTCTCAGTTTGGAGGTGGAAGTCAATATGCTTACTTCCACGAGGAGGATGAAACTAGTTTCCAGCTGGTGGACACAGCGCGCACCCAGAAGACTGCCTACCAGCGGAATCGAATGCGATTCGCACAG CGAAATCTCCGCAGAGACAAAGATCGACGGAACATGTTGCAATTCAACCTGCAGACCCTGCCTAAGAGCGCCAAGCAGAAGGAGAG AGAACGCATACGACTGcagaaaaaattccagaaacaatTTGGAGTGAGGCAGAAATGGGACCAAAAATCACAG CCCCGAGACTCTTCGGTGGAAGTCCGCAGTGACTGGGAGGTGAAGGAGGAGATGGACTTCCCTCAGCTGATGAAGATGCGGTACTTGGAAGTGTCAGAGCCCCAGGACAT TGAGTGCTGTGGTGCCCTGGAGTACTACGACAAGGCCTTTGACCGCATCACCACGCGGAGTGAGAAGCCGCTTCGGAGCATCAAGCGTATCTTCCACACCGTCACCACCACAGACGACCCCGTCATCCGGAAG CTGGCGAAGACTCAGGGCAACGTGTTTGCCACCGACGCCATTCTGGCCACACTGATGAGCTGCACCCGCTCTGTGTATTCCTGGGACATCGTCGTCCAGAGGGTCGGGTCCAAGCTCTTTTTTGACAAGAGGGACAACTCTGACTTTG ACCTTCTGACAGTGAGTGAGACAGCCAACGAGCCCCCTCAAGATGAGGGTAACTCCTTCAACTCGCCCCGCAACCTGGCCATGGAGGCAACCTACATCAACCACAACTTCTCCCAGCAGTGCTTGAGGATG GGGAAGGAAAGATACAACTTCCCCAACCCCAACCCATTTGTGGAGGACGACATGGATAAGAACGAGATCGCCTCTGTGGCGTACCG TTACCGCCGGTGGAAGCTCGGGGACGACATCGACCTCATCGTCCGCTGTGAGCACGACGGTGTCATGACTGGAGCCAACGGGGAGGTGTCCTTCATCAACATCAAGACCCTCAACGAGTGGGACTCCAGG CACTGTAACGGCGTTGACTGGCGACAGAAGCTTGATTCTCAGCGAGGGGCTGTCATTGCCACCGAGCTGAAAAACAACAGCTACAAGTTGGCCCGCTGGACCTGCTGTGCTTTGCTGGCCGGATCCGAGTACCTCAAGCTTGG TTATGTGTCCCGGTACCACGTGAAAGACTCCTCACGCCACGTCATCCTGGGTACCCAGCAGTTCAAGCCCAACGAGTTCGCCAGTCAGATCAACCTGAGCGTGGAGAATGCCTGGGGCATCCTGCGCTGCGTCATCGACATCTGCATgaagctggaggagggcaagTACCTCATCCTCAAGGACCCCAACAAGCAGGTCATCCGTGTCTACAGCCTGCCCGACGGCACCTTCAGCTCCGATGAGgacgacgaggaggaggaggaggaggaagaggaagaagaag AGGAAGAAGCCTGA